In the Phaseolus vulgaris cultivar G19833 chromosome 7, P. vulgaris v2.0, whole genome shotgun sequence genome, one interval contains:
- the LOC137828561 gene encoding protein PHR1-LIKE 2-like isoform X2, translating to MFSRLIHPHEGGVAQEDMQAASNHAHLGDPCLVLTSDPKPRLRWTADLHERFVDAVTQLGGASKATPKAIMRTMNVKGLTLYHLKSHLQKYRLGKQSGKDSDEGCKDGSYLQESPGTGNSSPNLPTSEANEGHEVKEALRAQMEVQSKLHLLVEAEKHLQIRQDAERRYMGMLERACKMLADQFIGDMIMETDGQKFQGLESKTPRSSLVDHVGYFPPVCSEVGGMHVSEVAAILHPQGADCSTESCLTSLESLGGLTLEGSPGGSKKRMLSLDSMVAPLIWSEANTRTQGIHLGQVNPPGITRYGM from the exons ATGTTTTCTAGGTTGATACATCCCCATGAAGGGGGTGTTGCCCAGGAAGACATGCAGGCTGCTTCCAATCACGCTCACCTCGGTGACCCTTGTCTTGTTCTCACCTCTGATCCCAAACCTCGTCTTCGTTGGACCGCTGACCTTCACGAACGCTTTGTTGATGCTGTCACTCAACTTGGGGGTGCCAGTA AAGCCACTCCTAAAGCGATCATGAGGACCATGAATGTCAAGGGTTTGACTCTCTATCATTTAAAGAGTCATCTTCAG AAGTACAGGCTTGGTAAGCAATCAGGAAAAGATTCTGATGAGGGATGCAAAGATG GTTCGTATCTTCAAGAAAGCCCTGGTACTGGCAACTCATCTCCAAATTTACCAACTTCTGAGGCAAACGA GGGTCATGAAGTCAAGGAGGCATTAAGAGCACAAATGGAAGTGCAAAGCAAACTGCACTTACTAGTGGAG GCAGAGAAGCACTTGCAAATTCGGCAGGATGCAGAGCGGAGGTACATGGGCATGCTTGAGCGAGCATGTAAGATGTTAGCCGATCAGTTTATTGGGGACATGATTATGGAGACAGATGGGCAAAAATTTCAAGGGCTGGAAAGCAAAACACCAAGAAGTTCCCTAGTTGATCACGTTGGGTATTTTCCCCCAGTGTGTTCCGAGGTAGGTGGAATGCATGTTTCAGAAGTAGCAGCTATTCTCCATCCTCAAGGGGCTGACTGTTCCACTGAAAGTTGCCTGACATCACTTGAGAGTCTGGGAGGGTTGACACTAGAAGGATCTCCTGGGGGATCAAAGAAGAGGATGCTGAGTTTAGATTCAATGGTAGCACCTTTGATCTGGAGTGAAGCCAACACCAGAACTCAAGGAATCCATTTAGGTCAAGTCAATCCTCCAGGAATAACTAGGTATGGCATGTAG
- the LOC137828561 gene encoding protein PHR1-LIKE 2-like isoform X1 — protein MFSRLIHPHEGGVAQEDMQAASNHAHLGDPCLVLTSDPKPRLRWTADLHERFVDAVTQLGGASKATPKAIMRTMNVKGLTLYHLKSHLQKYRLGKQSGKDSDEGCKDGMSGSYLQESPGTGNSSPNLPTSEANEGHEVKEALRAQMEVQSKLHLLVEAEKHLQIRQDAERRYMGMLERACKMLADQFIGDMIMETDGQKFQGLESKTPRSSLVDHVGYFPPVCSEVGGMHVSEVAAILHPQGADCSTESCLTSLESLGGLTLEGSPGGSKKRMLSLDSMVAPLIWSEANTRTQGIHLGQVNPPGITRYGM, from the exons ATGTTTTCTAGGTTGATACATCCCCATGAAGGGGGTGTTGCCCAGGAAGACATGCAGGCTGCTTCCAATCACGCTCACCTCGGTGACCCTTGTCTTGTTCTCACCTCTGATCCCAAACCTCGTCTTCGTTGGACCGCTGACCTTCACGAACGCTTTGTTGATGCTGTCACTCAACTTGGGGGTGCCAGTA AAGCCACTCCTAAAGCGATCATGAGGACCATGAATGTCAAGGGTTTGACTCTCTATCATTTAAAGAGTCATCTTCAG AAGTACAGGCTTGGTAAGCAATCAGGAAAAGATTCTGATGAGGGATGCAAAGATG GGATGTCAGGTTCGTATCTTCAAGAAAGCCCTGGTACTGGCAACTCATCTCCAAATTTACCAACTTCTGAGGCAAACGA GGGTCATGAAGTCAAGGAGGCATTAAGAGCACAAATGGAAGTGCAAAGCAAACTGCACTTACTAGTGGAG GCAGAGAAGCACTTGCAAATTCGGCAGGATGCAGAGCGGAGGTACATGGGCATGCTTGAGCGAGCATGTAAGATGTTAGCCGATCAGTTTATTGGGGACATGATTATGGAGACAGATGGGCAAAAATTTCAAGGGCTGGAAAGCAAAACACCAAGAAGTTCCCTAGTTGATCACGTTGGGTATTTTCCCCCAGTGTGTTCCGAGGTAGGTGGAATGCATGTTTCAGAAGTAGCAGCTATTCTCCATCCTCAAGGGGCTGACTGTTCCACTGAAAGTTGCCTGACATCACTTGAGAGTCTGGGAGGGTTGACACTAGAAGGATCTCCTGGGGGATCAAAGAAGAGGATGCTGAGTTTAGATTCAATGGTAGCACCTTTGATCTGGAGTGAAGCCAACACCAGAACTCAAGGAATCCATTTAGGTCAAGTCAATCCTCCAGGAATAACTAGGTATGGCATGTAG
- the LOC137828562 gene encoding uncharacterized protein has translation MDPNFIIWAPSLLLHLGGPDTITAYSLEDNELWLRHLVGLISQLAGAVFVVYSSWSGSKLNSVTIPVMVAGIIKYGERTWSLWLGSSEKFRKSILPLPDPGPNYAKFMDNCSVKRDEGYIVELKVESTTILLDHPQGAIVNNSVPDAKLLHNGFYFLEIFECLFADFILGIQEHQNRQYLFQKMSWNEAFKVIAIELGLMYDKLYTKAVVTYPRLGICLKIVTFSFTLSAFVTFLCLVDKAYM, from the coding sequence ATGGACCCCAACTTCATAATCTGGGCACCCTCTCTTCTTCTGCATCTGGGTGGCCCTGACACAATCACTGCCTATTCCCTCGAGGACAATGAGCTATGGCTTCGACACTTGGTTGGGTTAATCTCCCAGCTAGCAGGAGCAGTTTTTGTTGTTTACAGTTCATGGAGTGGtagcaaactgaattctgtcaCTATTCCAGTTATGGTAGCAGGAATAATCAAATATGGTGAGAGGACTTGGTCGTTGTGGTTGGGAAGCAGTGAAAAGTTCAGAAAATCCATTCTCCCTCTTCCGGACCCAGGACCAAATTATGCCAAATTCATGGACAACTGCTCTGTAAAAAGAGATGAAGGGTATATTGTTGAGTTGAAGGTTGAATCTACAACAATATTATTGGATCATCCTCAAGGGGCAATAGTAAATAACAGTGTACCCGATGCTAAGCTTTTACACAATGGATTCTATTTCCTTGAGATTTTCGAGTGCCTATTTGCAGATTTCATCCTGGGCATTCAAGAGCACCAGAACAGGCAATATTTATTTCAGAAAATGTCATGGAATGAGGCGTTTAAAGTAATCGCTATTGAGCTTGGACTGATGTATGATAAACTATATACAAAAGCAGTGGTAACATACCCTCGACTTGGCATTTGCTTAAAAATTGTGACCTTTTCCTTCACTCTCTCTGCATTTGTTACATTTCTTTGTCTGGTAGATAAAGCATACATGTAG
- the LOC137828563 gene encoding pullulanase 1, chloroplastic: MLLLASSSSSPSLSLPSLSHLHHSLPSSFPRHSLRLHFPSQATPLHLRTPPPLSCSINASSSVEQSASLSQMQNSLLYSRAYWVTEFLIAWNVDVANGSSCHLIASKNASLTIANCQIQGEDLKIELQEDRAGLPANVVEKFPHIRGYKAFKLPSTLDVKPLLKSQLAVAIYDSDDKCRNCTGLQLPGVLDELFSYDGPLGALFSEEAVSLYLWAPTAQAVRAYIYKDPSGDDPIEIVCLEEENGVWRTKGRKSWEHCYYVYEVCVYHHSTLRVEKCYANDPYARGLSSDGGRTFLLNLDSDDLKPDGWDNLANEKPTIHSFTDISIYEMHIRDFSASDLSVQPSFRGGYLAFTLLDSAGVLHLKRLSSAGITHVHLLPSFQFAGVDDQKENWRYVDNSILESLPPDSDQQQALITAIQNFDGYNWGYNPVLWGVPKGSYASNPNGPYRTIEFRKMVKALNHIGLRVVLDVVYNHLQGSGPLEEHSVLDKIVPGYYLRRNRDGFIENSTCINNTASEHFMVERLILDDLVHWALNYKIDGFRFDLMGHIMKRTMVKAKTALHSLTKEKDGVDGSSIYIYGEGWDFGEVAKNGRGINASQFNLPGTQIGSFNDRIRDAILGGSPFGHPLQQGFVTGLLLQPNGHDHGTEANAKSMLDTSMDHIQIGMAANLQDFVLTNCEGEEVKGSEILTYDGTPVAYASCPIETINYVSAHDNETLFDIVSLKTPMDVTVTERCRINHLATSIVALSQGIPFFHSGDEILRSKSLDRDSYNSGDWFNRLDFTYNSNNWGVGLPPQEKNEKNWPLMKPRLANPSFRPEKIHILAAVDNLLNLLRIRYSSPLFRLKTENAIKQRVSFHNTGPSWVCGVIVMSIEDGHDGFPGLSQLDPIYSFIVVVVNASPKEVSFVSPALQSRSLQLHPIQVSSSDDLVKSSRYETSSGCFVVPQRTTAVFVEPRKT, encoded by the exons ATGCTTCTGTtagcatcatcatcatcatccccTTCTCTTTCTCTCCCTTCACTCTCCCACCTTCATCATTCTCTTCCTTCTTCATTCCCTCGCCATTCTCTTCGCCTTCACTTTCCTTCCCAAGCAACCCCGCTTCACCTCCGTACCCCACCACCCCTTTCTTGCTCCATTAATGCTTCTTCCTCTGTGGAACAATCAGCTTCACTTTCTCAG ATGCAGAATAGCTTGTTGTACTCCAGAGCTTATTGGGTCACTGAATTTCTCATTGCTTGGAACGTGGATGTTGCAAATGGGTCTTCTTGCCACCTGATTGCCAGCAAAAATGCTTCTTTGACCATTGCGAATTGCCAAATTCAAG GTGAGGATTTGAAAATTGAGCTTCAAGAGGATAGGGCTGGCCTTCCTGCAAAT GTGGTGGAGAAATTTCCTCATATTCGAGGTTACAAAGCTTTCAAGCTGCCATCCACTTTGGATGTTAAACCTCTTCTTAAATCCCAGTTAGCGGTTGCAATTTATGACT CTGATGATAAATGTAGGAATTGTACTGGTTTACAGTTACCTGGTGTTTTGGATGAGCTTTTTTCATATGATGGTCCTCTTGGTGCACTTTTCTCAGAGGAAGCTGTGTCACTTTACCTGTGGGCCCCTACTGCTCAA GCAGTACGTGCTTACATCTATAAGGACCCATCAGGAGATGATCCCATAGAAATTGTTTGCCTTGAGGAGGAAAATGGTGTTTGGAGAACTAAAGGACGAAAAAGTTGGGAACACTGTTACTATGTTTATGAAGTATGTGTTTACCATCATAGCACTTTGCGGGTTGAAAAATGCTATGCAAATGATCCATATGCTAGAGG ACTTTCATCGGATGGTGGTCGGACTTTTCTGCTTAATCTTGACTCTGATGACTTGAAACCCGATGGATGGGATAATCTGGCGAATGAAAAACCTACTATACATTCTTTCACTGATATAAGCATATATGAAATGCATATAAGGGATTTCAG TGCCAGTGATCTCTCTGTGCAACCTTCATTTCGTGGTGGTTATCTGGCCTTTACATTGCTG GATTCTGCAGGTGTACTTCATCTGAAGAGATTATCAAGTGCTGGTATCACGCATGTCCATCTATTACCATCATTTCAATTTGCTGGCGTCGATGATCAAAAGGAGAACTGGAGATATGTAg ATAACTCAATCCTGGAAAGTTTGCCACCTGATTCTGATCAGCAACAAGCTCTCATCACAGCTATCCAAAACTTTGATGGGTACAATTGGGG GTACAACCCTGTTCTTTGGGGGGTTCCTAAAGGCAGTTATGCAAGTAATCCAAACGGTCCATACCGTACAATTGAGTTCCGAAAGATGGTTAAG GCGCTTAACCATATTGGCCTCCGGGTTGTGTTGGATGTTGTCTACAATCATTTGCAAGGAAGTGGGCCTTTAGAAGAACATTCTGTGCTTGATAAG ATTGTTCCAGGTTACTATTTAAGAAGGAATAGGGATGGATTCATTGAGAACAGTACTTGTATAAATAACACTGCTAGTGAGCACTTTATGGTTGAGCGTTTGATTCTTGACGATCTTGTACACTGGGCACTCAATTACAAG ATTGATGGGTTCAGATTTGACCTCATGGGCCATATAATGAAGAGAACTATG GTGAAAGCAAAAACTGCTCTGCATAGTTTAACAAAAGAAAAGGACGGAGTTGATGGTTCAAGTATCTACAT atATGGTGAGGGATGGGACTTTGGTGAAGTTGCCAAAAATGGACGTGGGATAAATGCTTCTCAATTCAATCTCCCTGGAACACAGATTGGGAG CTTTAATGATCGAATTCGTGATGCCATACTTGGTGGATCTCCATTTGGCCACCCTCTTCAACAGGGTTTTGTGACTGGGCTACTCTTGCAG CCTAATGGGCATGACCATGGAACAGAAGCAAATGCGAAATCCATGCTTGATACATCAATGGATCACATCCAG aTTGGAATGGCTGCAAACTTGCAGGATTTTGTGCTAACCAATTGTGAAGGGGAAGAG GTAAAAGGGTCAGAAATATTAACTTATGATGGGACACCTGTTGCATATGCCTCATGCCCCATAGAGACT ATCAATTATGTTTCTGCTCATGACAATGAAACCCTATTTGACATTGTGAGCTTAAAG ACCCCAATGGACGTCACTGTAACTGAGAGATGTAGGATAAACCATTTGGCCACCAGTATAGTAGCATTATCACAg GGTATACCATTTTTTCATTCTGGAGATGAGATACTCCGCTCAAAATCACTGGACCGAGATTCATACAATTCTGGTGATTGGTTCAACAG ACTTGACTTTACATACAATAGTAATAATTGGGGTGTTGGACTTCCTCCTCaggagaaaaatgaaaagaactGGCCACT AATGAAACCAAGACTAGCAAACCCATCCTTCAGGCCTGAGAAGATTCACATTCTTGCTGCCGTGGACAATTTATTGAACCTGTTGCGTATAAGGTACTCTTCACCGCTTTTCCGCTTGAAGACAGAAAATGCTATCAAG CAACGAGTAAGCTTTCACAATACAGGACCTTCATGGGTTTGTGGAGTCATAGTGATGAGCATTGAAGATGGTCACGACGGCTTTCCTGGGTTGTCTCAGCTGGATCCCAT ATATTCCTTCATTGTGGTTGTTGTCAACGCAAGTCCAAAAGAAGTATCATTTGTTAGCCCTGCCCTGCAATCGAGAAGCCTCCAGTTGCATCCCATACAG GTATCATCATCCGATGACCTAGTTAAGAGCTCAAGATACGAGACATCTTCTGGTTGTTTCGTTGTGCCTCAAAGGACAACAGCTGTGTTTGTGGAGCCAAGGAAAACGTGA